A window from Candidatus Methylomirabilota bacterium encodes these proteins:
- a CDS encoding complex I subunit 1 family protein gives MTLATDLGIAFGRVAFVMLFVLNMGGLLAWVERKQSAIMQDRIGANRASILGFRALGLFHPIADAIKLLTKEDFRPARADRFLFGLAPFVSVFFGLVAFASIPFGDTLRVAGREIPLQAVTLNVGVLYVFAMLSLGVYGVMMAGWASANNYALLGGQRAAALMISAEIAIGASIMGVIMVYGSLDLQDIARGQGRLLWGWLPAWGIVTQPLGFILFLTAGIAATKRVPFDTPEGESEIIGYFIEYSGMKAGMFMMADFLETVVVAGLTTALFLGGWQVPFLYAEGLRLPWGFAWTLPHLLVVLLQVGAFVLKVCAIIFVMMLIRWTLPRFRYDQAMRLGWLGLFPLSVANIVLTGLLLLAWGAR, from the coding sequence ATGACCCTCGCCACGGACCTCGGGATCGCCTTCGGCCGCGTGGCCTTCGTGATGCTCTTCGTCCTCAACATGGGCGGGCTCCTCGCCTGGGTCGAACGCAAGCAGTCGGCGATCATGCAGGACCGCATCGGCGCGAACCGGGCGTCGATCCTGGGCTTCCGCGCGCTCGGACTCTTCCACCCGATCGCCGACGCGATCAAGCTCTTGACGAAGGAGGACTTCCGGCCCGCGCGCGCGGACCGGTTCCTGTTCGGGCTGGCGCCGTTCGTCTCGGTCTTCTTCGGGCTGGTGGCGTTCGCCTCGATCCCGTTCGGCGACACGCTGCGCGTCGCGGGACGCGAGATCCCGCTCCAGGCGGTGACGCTGAACGTCGGCGTCCTCTACGTGTTCGCGATGCTCTCGCTCGGCGTGTACGGCGTCATGATGGCGGGCTGGGCCTCGGCGAACAACTACGCGCTCCTCGGCGGCCAGCGCGCGGCCGCCCTCATGATCTCGGCGGAGATCGCGATCGGCGCCTCGATCATGGGCGTGATCATGGTCTACGGCTCGCTCGACCTCCAGGACATCGCGCGCGGGCAGGGGCGCCTCCTCTGGGGGTGGCTCCCGGCCTGGGGCATCGTCACCCAGCCCCTCGGGTTCATCCTGTTCCTGACCGCGGGGATCGCCGCGACCAAGCGGGTGCCCTTCGACACGCCGGAGGGCGAGTCGGAGATCATCGGGTACTTCATCGAGTACAGCGGGATGAAGGCCGGCATGTTCATGATGGCCGATTTCCTCGAGACGGTGGTCGTCGCGGGGCTGACGACCGCGCTCTTCCTCGGCGGCTGGCAGGTGCCTTTCCTCTACGCCGAGGGCTTGCGCCTGCCGTGGGGCTTCGCGTGGACGCTGCCCCACCTGCTCGTCGTCCTCCTGCAGGTCGGCGCGTTCGTCCTGAAGGTCTGCGCCATCATCTTCGTCATGATGCTGATCCGCTGGACCCTGCCGCGGTTCCGCTACGATCAGGCGATGCGCCTCGGGTGGCTCGGCCTCTTCCCCCTCTCCGTCGCCAACATCGTGCTGACGGGGCTCTTGCTCCTCGCCTGGGGGGCCCGGTGA
- a CDS encoding NADH-quinone oxidoreductase subunit I: MNLRQRFYLAEVVAGVGVTGAHFFRNMGRHVAHALGRKDARGAVTIQYPEERRPYSPRLRSLHRLVRREDGSPRCVACMMCETVCPARCIYIVAAEHPNPEIEKVPARFDIDVGKCVFCGYCVEACPEDAIRMDTGILEFSAYSRAGMIYTKDTLLALEPAGPDGRPRSPVPIPADRTP; the protein is encoded by the coding sequence GTGAACCTCCGCCAGCGGTTCTACCTCGCGGAGGTCGTCGCGGGCGTGGGGGTCACCGGGGCCCACTTCTTCCGCAACATGGGCCGGCACGTCGCGCACGCGCTCGGCCGGAAGGACGCGCGCGGCGCCGTCACGATCCAGTACCCGGAGGAGCGACGGCCCTACTCGCCGCGCCTCCGCTCGCTCCACCGGCTCGTGCGGCGCGAGGACGGCTCGCCCCGCTGCGTGGCGTGCATGATGTGCGAGACGGTGTGCCCGGCGCGCTGCATCTACATCGTCGCGGCCGAGCACCCGAACCCGGAGATCGAGAAGGTCCCGGCGCGCTTCGATATCGACGTCGGCAAGTGCGTGTTCTGCGGCTACTGCGTCGAGGCGTGCCCGGAGGACGCGATCCGGATGGACACGGGGATCCTCGAGTTCTCCGCGTACAGCCGGGCCGGCATGATCTACACGAAGGACACGCTGCTCGCGCTCGAGCCCGCGGGGCCCGACGGGCGCCCGCGCTCGCCGGTGCCGATCCCGGCGGACCGGACGCCGTGA
- a CDS encoding NADH-quinone oxidoreductase subunit J produces MAHVAFVVIAALAVGSALGLVLKRNAIHGALFLVVNLGSVAAFYLMLGAEFLAAAQVIVYAGAIMVLFVFAIMVLIPGKEETGPDPRRGWRLLALPVGALLAFQLLLVVRARVAPAGPGAAVPGGVEAIARLLFTQYLLPFELTSVLLLAAMVGVLLLARRRA; encoded by the coding sequence ATGGCCCACGTGGCGTTCGTCGTGATCGCCGCGCTCGCGGTCGGCTCGGCGCTCGGGCTCGTGCTCAAGCGCAACGCGATCCACGGCGCGCTCTTCCTCGTCGTGAACCTGGGCTCGGTGGCCGCGTTCTACCTGATGCTCGGCGCCGAGTTCCTCGCGGCGGCGCAGGTCATCGTGTACGCGGGCGCGATCATGGTGCTCTTCGTGTTCGCGATCATGGTCCTGATCCCGGGCAAGGAGGAGACGGGGCCCGACCCGCGGCGCGGCTGGCGCCTCCTGGCGCTCCCCGTCGGCGCGCTGCTCGCCTTCCAGCTCCTCCTGGTCGTCCGCGCGCGCGTCGCCCCGGCGGGGCCCGGCGCGGCCGTGCCGGGGGGCGTCGAGGCGATCGCCCGTCTGCTCTTCACCCAGTACCTGTTGCCCTTCGAGCTCACGTCGGTGCTGCTGCTCGCCGCGATGGTGGGCGTGCTGCTCCTGGCGCGGCGGCGGGCCTGA
- the nuoK gene encoding NADH-quinone oxidoreductase subunit NuoK, whose product MVPESWYVALSAVLFTIGVVGVVVRRNPLVMFMSIELMLNAANLAFVAFGHRAGTADGQAVVFFVMAVAAAEAAVGLAIIVTIFRLRSRLSVDDLSLMRW is encoded by the coding sequence ATGGTCCCCGAGTCCTGGTATGTCGCGCTCTCCGCGGTCCTCTTCACGATCGGCGTGGTCGGCGTCGTCGTACGCCGCAACCCCCTCGTGATGTTCATGTCCATCGAGCTCATGCTGAACGCGGCCAACCTGGCCTTCGTGGCCTTCGGCCACCGGGCGGGCACCGCGGACGGCCAGGCCGTGGTGTTCTTCGTGATGGCCGTCGCGGCGGCGGAGGCGGCGGTGGGGCTCGCCATCATCGTCACGATCTTTCGCCTCCGCTCGCGGCTCAGCGTGGACGACCTCAGCCTGATGCGCTGGTAG
- the pdhA gene encoding pyruvate dehydrogenase (acetyl-transferring) E1 component subunit alpha, with translation MAKTMPQAKATGASPDPALAKKLLSQMLLIRRFEEKAAEAYALGKIGGFLHLYIGEEAVAVGATSVLRPDDYVISAYREHGHCLAKGADPKRMMAELFGRRDGLSKGKGGSMHLFDKSVNFLGGHAIVGAHLPVAAGVAFAIKYEERDQVIVCYFGDGAVPQGEFHESLNLAALWKLPVVYLCENNRYAMGTSIERALAQTQIWKFGETYGIPAEKVDGMDVLAVREVVARAVERARRDKTPSLIEADTYRFRGHSMRDPAGAVYRTKEEVEREKERDPITLFRERVLRSGALSEADVRAIEKDVNDRMDEAVAFADASPEPPAEWLFTDIYKEA, from the coding sequence ATGGCCAAGACGATGCCGCAGGCGAAGGCGACCGGGGCGTCGCCCGACCCGGCGCTGGCGAAGAAGCTCCTGAGCCAGATGCTCCTCATCCGCCGCTTCGAGGAGAAGGCGGCCGAGGCCTACGCGCTCGGCAAGATCGGGGGCTTCCTGCACCTCTACATCGGCGAGGAGGCGGTCGCGGTGGGGGCGACCTCGGTCCTCCGCCCCGACGACTACGTCATCTCGGCGTACCGCGAGCACGGCCACTGCCTGGCGAAGGGCGCCGACCCGAAGCGGATGATGGCCGAGCTGTTCGGGCGCCGCGACGGCCTCTCGAAGGGCAAGGGCGGCTCGATGCACCTCTTCGACAAGAGCGTGAACTTCCTCGGCGGCCACGCGATCGTCGGCGCGCACCTGCCCGTCGCGGCCGGTGTCGCCTTCGCGATCAAGTACGAGGAGCGCGACCAGGTGATCGTGTGCTACTTCGGTGACGGCGCGGTGCCGCAGGGCGAGTTCCACGAGTCCCTGAACCTGGCCGCGCTGTGGAAGCTGCCCGTCGTCTACCTGTGCGAGAACAACCGCTACGCGATGGGCACCTCGATCGAGCGGGCGCTCGCGCAGACGCAGATCTGGAAGTTCGGCGAGACGTACGGGATCCCGGCCGAGAAGGTGGACGGGATGGACGTGCTCGCCGTGCGCGAGGTCGTCGCGCGCGCCGTCGAGCGCGCGCGCCGCGACAAGACGCCGTCGCTCATCGAGGCCGATACCTACCGCTTCCGGGGCCACTCGATGCGCGACCCGGCGGGCGCGGTGTACCGGACGAAGGAGGAGGTCGAGCGCGAGAAGGAGCGCGACCCGATCACCCTCTTCCGCGAGCGGGTGCTCCGGAGCGGCGCCCTGTCGGAGGCGGACGTCCGGGCGATCGAGAAGGACGTCAACGACCGGATGGACGAGGCGGTGGCGTTCGCCGACGCCTCGCCCGAGCCGCCCGCCGAGTGGCTGTTCACCGACATCTACAAGGAGGCGTGA